A stretch of Apis cerana isolate GH-2021 linkage group LG1, AcerK_1.0, whole genome shotgun sequence DNA encodes these proteins:
- the LOC107992805 gene encoding MATH and LRR domain-containing protein PFE0570w isoform X4, with product MSEENEHTSEETEAEMNTENRDKEQSKSETCVLNNETEQPMLEDEEMPTYISVSTPSKREDSDIDNAKQQSRVPLEEDNSQSPYRSDDQGGGSIYVLSSGEESNHPYNDEDEDEYADSEDTNEMELENEHENAMLEDEEEEDEDDDDDDDEINPLRLHNDDYEDIDTEYEPMCFDRASDDFILNNRLKPRHKEKSLSLQDLSISKKNAHLRCNKKRHSLNAFRYNYLRMQQNPILYPTVRKRQMVPSKYQHVESKVKQYIKNMKEQNRRSMEKRMKEQEFTMNKNYEENENCDTERLKNTRITNKTIKDYVEKAIQDLQQEEIESNNLMYDTAQLLENGENDKNSDRVIENRYKHNRKDIEYNDIQNEKRVQNSDDKLEKRNGSVDVNKHRIEYQNTLETKNIKFGNVNQSSLVNNHQPTPTFINLRTLSYEEYMHDVSNTGQREELSEQRQEKTNETRVYNEAEMIDSQEMDNGNIDCPLKIASVKSICTMQDESENLNFTKINTTTEKINIENTEVIELKTQLSQKDAQFHNLRDAYQKVLTENIKMKQELDVLKNSLAKYKNENRTCETKIASVQTETIKESISNQDTVTSEETNNKISRSSVASTGSSNDQWIESDYSPAISIKPPDLTPILNSDDSIVLADAGVPKKMMHPLSRTFITSSRILQTLSNITQDCNSPIHSSCSKKRKATEMPGSSTFVKPFKIPHTTVESLEGKNNINSANDVEYKYSREEHVSSKIEREEESTEVDKNINGPISVETKMEGTDDCEDNVKCFIYREDENSKNKSFLIQAGESSKNELDDEKNRIQECGPYLLGNLEVRMSEINGTISVWGKEINNEYTSDNEDDMEESEKKSSEKKTCHFWPNTSQTRFNGSPLMCSTNKKQKVPLKLSRSNISQCCHSLSLNSIKMHPSVDDTDDKRHTNNTFSPNNSISSCKNCNSSMCRKERSICKDTSQEKLHSCCVHHIEIMDKECSCGSYHEKQKHDVNLKHCKDKFHNKGIRRNLCKNIFTSDSKNHSHENCTANIDKGICKYHTCRCSLQNIMDNNGSRSQCCNAVRDVSCTYKFSDNINNTEIHRNSDRCNRSPSKDGEEDPLIPLKRTNETLEARQRRLSGGKRVRGILMDFLKGCGDCRNNSSLSKNNCQRKETPYMVNDPSQIKISPSSIPEPTCSSSTQCNDRCCHAYARRIESQLEEFRIEMERIRSRSDAILDMLGILHSMDMN from the exons ATGTCGGAAGAAAACGAACATACTTCTGAAGAAACTGAGGCAGAAATGAATACGGAAAATCGCGATAAAGAACAATCGAAAAGTGAAACGTGCGTGTTAAACAATGAAACGGAACAACCTATGTTGGAAGACGAAGAAATGCCGACGTATATCAGTGTATCTACTCCATCGAAACGCGAAGATTCGGATATCGATAATGCTAAACAACAAAGCAGAGTTCCATTAGAAGAGGATAATAGTCAAAGTCCTTATCGTAGTGATGATCAAGGAGGAGGTAGTATCTACGTATTATCTTCCGGTGAAGAGAGTAATCATCCGTATAATGATGAAGATGAGGATGAATATGCGGATAGCGAAG atACGAATGAAATGGAGCTTGAGAATGAACATGAGAATGCAATGTTAGAAgatgaagaggaagaagatgaggatgatgatgacgatgatgatgagaTAAATCCTTTGAGACTACATAACGATGATTACGAAGATATTGATACGGAATATGAACCGATGTGTTTTGATAGAGCGTctgatgattttatattaaataacagatTGAAACCAcggcataaagaaaaaagtttatccTTGCAAGATTTAagtatttcgaaaaagaatgCTCATTTACGATGTAACAAGAAGAGACATAGTTTAAATGCTTTTAGATATAACTATTTACGTATGCAACAAAATCCGATATTGTATCCTACTGTGCGGAAAAGGCAAATGGTACCGTCTAAGTATCAACATGTGGAAAGTAAAGTGAAACAATACATAAAGAATATGAAAGAACAGAATAGAAGATCGATGGAAAAGCGTATGAAAGAACAAGAATTTACAATGAATAAGaattatgaagaaaatgaga ACTGTGACActgaacgattaaaaaatacgagaataacgaataaaactataaaagatTATGTAGAAAAAGCTATTCAGGATTTACAACAAGAAGAGattgaaagtaataatttaatgtacgATACGGcgcaattattagaaaatggagaaaatgataaaaattctgataGAGTGATTGAAAACCGATATAAACATAATCGAAAAGATATTGAATACaatgatattcaaaatgaaaaacgtGTGCAAAATTCTGatgataaattagaaaaacgaAACGGTTCTGTAGACGTTAATAAACATCGTATTGAATATCAAAATACTTtagaaactaaaaatataaaattcggtAACGTAAATCAATCTTCTCTGGTTAATAATCATCAGCCGACGcctacatttataaatttgcgtACATTGAGCTATGAGGAATATATGCATGATGTTTCTAATACTGGTCAAAGAGAGGAATTGTCCGAGCAAAGACaagaaaaaacgaatgaaACTCGAGTATATAACGAAGCGGAAATGATTGATTCGCAAGAAATGGATAACGGTAATATTGATTGTCCTTTGAAAATTGCGAGCGTTAAAAGTATCTGCACGATGCAAGATGAatcggaaaatttaaattttacaaagataAATACTACAactgaaaagataaatatagagaATACCGAAGTGATTGAATTGAAGACTCAGCTTAGTCAAAAAGACgcacaatttcataatttgcGAGACGCTTATCAAAAGGTATTAAccgagaatataaaaatgaaacaagaattggatgttttaaaaaattctttggcaaaatataaaaatgaaaatagaacgtGTGAAACGAAAATTGCGTCTGTACAAACTGAAACGATTAAAGAATCTATTTCTAATCAGGATACCGTAACTTCGgaagaaacgaataataaaatatctcgtaGTAGTGTTGCATCTACGGGAAGTTCTAATGATCAATGGATAGAAAGTGATTATAGTCCGGCTATATCTATTAAACCTCCTGATTTGACTCCCATTCTTAATTCGGATGATAGTATTGTACTCGCTGATGCTGGTGTTCCAAAAAAAATGATGCATCCGTTATCTCGAACGTTTATTACCTCGTCTAGAATTTTACAAACGCTTTCGAATATAACGCAAG ATTGCAACTCTCCGATTCATTCGTCCTGttccaagaaaagaaaagcaacGGAAATGCCTGGTTCTTCTACTTTCGTTAAACCTTTTAAAATACCTCACACAACTGTGGAATCTTTGGaagggaaaaataatattaatagtgcGAATGATgtggaatataaatattccaggGAGGAGCATGTATCGtcgaaaatagaaagagaagaggaaagtaCGGaggttgataaaaatattaatggtcCTATTTCTGTGGAAACTAAGATGGAAGGAACGGATGATTGTGAGGACAATGTgaaatgtttcatatatagAGAGGatgaaaatagtaaaaacAAAAGTTTTCTAATTCAAGCGGGAGAATCGTCGAAGAATGAATTGGACGATGAAAAAAATCGTATTCAAGAATGTGGTCCGTATTTGTTGGGTAATCTTGAAGTACGAATGTCCGAGATAAACGGAACGATAAGCGTATGGGGTaaggaaataaataacgagTATACGAGTGATAATGAGGATGATATGGAGGAATCCGAAAAGAAATCgtctgaaaaaaaaacgtgCCATTTTTGGCCAAATACATCGCAAACTAGATTTAATGGAAGTCCGCTTATGTGTTCTACCAATAAAAAGCAGAAAGTTCCGTTAAAATTAAGTAGATCCAATATTTCTCAATGTTGCCATTCTTTATcgttaaattcgataaaaatgcaTCCTTCGGTAGATGATACGGATGACAAAAGACATACGAATAATACTTTCAGCCCGAATAATAGTATCTCTTCTTGTAAAAACTGCAATTCTTCGATGTGTCGTAAAGAACGATCGATATGTAAAGATACTTCgcaagaaaaattacattccTGTTGTGTACatcatattgaaattatgGATAAGGAATGCAGTTGTGGTTCGTATCATGAGAAACAAAAACATGATGTTAATCTTAAGCAttgtaaagataaatttcacaataaGGGAATTCGGagaaatttatgcaaaaatatatttacatcggATTCGAAAAATCATTCGCATGAAAATTGTACTGCGAACATCGATAAAGGGATTTGCAAATACCATACGTGTCGATGTTCGCTTCAAAATATAATGGACAACAACGGTTCACGTTCGCAATGTTGCAACGCTGTTAGAGATGTTTcttgtacatataaattttcggacaatataaataacacgGAAATCCACAGAAATTCTGATAGGTGTAATCGTAGTCCTTCGAAAGATGGTGAAGAAGATCCTTTAATTCCGCTTAAACGAACTAATGAAACGCTTGAA GCGAGACAACGAAGATTAAGCGGTGGTAAAAGGGTGCGAGGAATTCTTAtggattttttaaaaggaTGTGGAGATTGTCGTAATAATAGTagtttaagtaaaaataattgtcagCGGAAAGAAACACCTTATATGGTAAATGATCCttcacaaattaaaatttctccttcttctatACCCGAGCCTACATGTTCTAGTTCTACACAATGCAATGACAg ATGTTGCCATGCGTACGCACGCAGGATTGAATCTCAACTCGAAGAATTTCGAATAGAAATGGAAAGAATACGATCGCGCTCGGACGCGATCCTAGATATGCTCGGTATACTTCACTCTATGGATATGAACTAA
- the LOC107992805 gene encoding MATH and LRR domain-containing protein PFE0570w isoform X2, with translation MSEENEHTSEETEAEMNTENRDKEQSKSETCVLNNETEQPMLEDEEMPTYISVSTPSKREDSDIDNAKQQSRVPLEEDNSQSPYRSDDQGGGSIYVLSSGEESNHPYNDEDEDEYADSEDTNEMELENEHENAMLEDEEEEDEDDDDDDDEINPLRLHNDDYEDIDTEYEPMCFDRASDDFILNNRLKPRHKEKSLSLQDLSISKKNAHLRCNKKRHSLNAFRYNYLRMQQNPILYPTVRKRQMVPSKYQHVESKVKQYIKNMKEQNRRSMEKRMKEQEFTMNKNYEENENCDTERLKNTRITNKTIKDYVEKAIQDLQQEEIESNNLMYDTAQLLENGENDKNSDRVIENRYKHNRKDIEYNDIQNEKRVQNSDDKLEKRNGSVDVNKHRIEYQNTLETKNIKFGNVNQSSLVNNHQPTPTFINLRTLSYEEYMHDVSNTGQREELSEQRQEKTNETRVYNEAEMIDSQEMDNGNIDCPLKIASVKSICTMQDESENLNFTKINTTTEKINIENTEVIELKTQLSQKDAQFHNLRDAYQKVLTENIKMKQELDVLKNSLAKYKNENRTCETKIASVQTETIKESISNQDTVTSEETNNKISRSSVASTGSSNDQWIESDYSPAISIKPPDLTPILNSDDSIVLADAGVPKKMMHPLSRTFITSSRILQTLSNITQGKTKVESPLIRNNKKRLNEKSSNKSSNLDCNSPIHSSCSKKRKATEMPGSSTFVKPFKIPHTTVESLEGKNNINSANDVEYKYSREEHVSSKIEREEESTEVDKNINGPISVETKMEGTDDCEDNVKCFIYREDENSKNKSFLIQAGESSKNELDDEKNRIQECGPYLLGNLEVRMSEINGTISVWGKEINNEYTSDNEDDMEESEKKSSEKKTCHFWPNTSQTRFNGSPLMCSTNKKQKVPLKLSRSNISQCCHSLSLNSIKMHPSVDDTDDKRHTNNTFSPNNSISSCKNCNSSMCRKERSICKDTSQEKLHSCCVHHIEIMDKECSCGSYHEKQKHDVNLKHCKDKFHNKGIRRNLCKNIFTSDSKNHSHENCTANIDKGICKYHTCRCSLQNIMDNNGSRSQCCNAVRDVSCTYKFSDNINNTEIHRNSDRCNRSPSKDGEEDPLIPLKRTNETLEARQRRLSGGKRVRGILMDFLKGCGDCRNNSSLSKNNCQRKETPYMVNDPSQIKISPSSIPEPTCSSSTQCNDRCCHAYARRIESQLEEFRIEMERIRSRSDAILDMLGILHSMDMN, from the exons ATGTCGGAAGAAAACGAACATACTTCTGAAGAAACTGAGGCAGAAATGAATACGGAAAATCGCGATAAAGAACAATCGAAAAGTGAAACGTGCGTGTTAAACAATGAAACGGAACAACCTATGTTGGAAGACGAAGAAATGCCGACGTATATCAGTGTATCTACTCCATCGAAACGCGAAGATTCGGATATCGATAATGCTAAACAACAAAGCAGAGTTCCATTAGAAGAGGATAATAGTCAAAGTCCTTATCGTAGTGATGATCAAGGAGGAGGTAGTATCTACGTATTATCTTCCGGTGAAGAGAGTAATCATCCGTATAATGATGAAGATGAGGATGAATATGCGGATAGCGAAG atACGAATGAAATGGAGCTTGAGAATGAACATGAGAATGCAATGTTAGAAgatgaagaggaagaagatgaggatgatgatgacgatgatgatgagaTAAATCCTTTGAGACTACATAACGATGATTACGAAGATATTGATACGGAATATGAACCGATGTGTTTTGATAGAGCGTctgatgattttatattaaataacagatTGAAACCAcggcataaagaaaaaagtttatccTTGCAAGATTTAagtatttcgaaaaagaatgCTCATTTACGATGTAACAAGAAGAGACATAGTTTAAATGCTTTTAGATATAACTATTTACGTATGCAACAAAATCCGATATTGTATCCTACTGTGCGGAAAAGGCAAATGGTACCGTCTAAGTATCAACATGTGGAAAGTAAAGTGAAACAATACATAAAGAATATGAAAGAACAGAATAGAAGATCGATGGAAAAGCGTATGAAAGAACAAGAATTTACAATGAATAAGaattatgaagaaaatgaga ACTGTGACActgaacgattaaaaaatacgagaataacgaataaaactataaaagatTATGTAGAAAAAGCTATTCAGGATTTACAACAAGAAGAGattgaaagtaataatttaatgtacgATACGGcgcaattattagaaaatggagaaaatgataaaaattctgataGAGTGATTGAAAACCGATATAAACATAATCGAAAAGATATTGAATACaatgatattcaaaatgaaaaacgtGTGCAAAATTCTGatgataaattagaaaaacgaAACGGTTCTGTAGACGTTAATAAACATCGTATTGAATATCAAAATACTTtagaaactaaaaatataaaattcggtAACGTAAATCAATCTTCTCTGGTTAATAATCATCAGCCGACGcctacatttataaatttgcgtACATTGAGCTATGAGGAATATATGCATGATGTTTCTAATACTGGTCAAAGAGAGGAATTGTCCGAGCAAAGACaagaaaaaacgaatgaaACTCGAGTATATAACGAAGCGGAAATGATTGATTCGCAAGAAATGGATAACGGTAATATTGATTGTCCTTTGAAAATTGCGAGCGTTAAAAGTATCTGCACGATGCAAGATGAatcggaaaatttaaattttacaaagataAATACTACAactgaaaagataaatatagagaATACCGAAGTGATTGAATTGAAGACTCAGCTTAGTCAAAAAGACgcacaatttcataatttgcGAGACGCTTATCAAAAGGTATTAAccgagaatataaaaatgaaacaagaattggatgttttaaaaaattctttggcaaaatataaaaatgaaaatagaacgtGTGAAACGAAAATTGCGTCTGTACAAACTGAAACGATTAAAGAATCTATTTCTAATCAGGATACCGTAACTTCGgaagaaacgaataataaaatatctcgtaGTAGTGTTGCATCTACGGGAAGTTCTAATGATCAATGGATAGAAAGTGATTATAGTCCGGCTATATCTATTAAACCTCCTGATTTGACTCCCATTCTTAATTCGGATGATAGTATTGTACTCGCTGATGCTGGTGTTCCAAAAAAAATGATGCATCCGTTATCTCGAACGTTTATTACCTCGTCTAGAATTTTACAAACGCTTTCGAATATAACGCAAGGTAAGACAAAAGTTGAAAGTCCTTTGATAAGAAATAACAAGAAacgattaaacgaaaaatcttCGAATAAATCGTCAAATTTAGATTGCAACTCTCCGATTCATTCGTCCTGttccaagaaaagaaaagcaacGGAAATGCCTGGTTCTTCTACTTTCGTTAAACCTTTTAAAATACCTCACACAACTGTGGAATCTTTGGaagggaaaaataatattaatagtgcGAATGATgtggaatataaatattccaggGAGGAGCATGTATCGtcgaaaatagaaagagaagaggaaagtaCGGaggttgataaaaatattaatggtcCTATTTCTGTGGAAACTAAGATGGAAGGAACGGATGATTGTGAGGACAATGTgaaatgtttcatatatagAGAGGatgaaaatagtaaaaacAAAAGTTTTCTAATTCAAGCGGGAGAATCGTCGAAGAATGAATTGGACGATGAAAAAAATCGTATTCAAGAATGTGGTCCGTATTTGTTGGGTAATCTTGAAGTACGAATGTCCGAGATAAACGGAACGATAAGCGTATGGGGTaaggaaataaataacgagTATACGAGTGATAATGAGGATGATATGGAGGAATCCGAAAAGAAATCgtctgaaaaaaaaacgtgCCATTTTTGGCCAAATACATCGCAAACTAGATTTAATGGAAGTCCGCTTATGTGTTCTACCAATAAAAAGCAGAAAGTTCCGTTAAAATTAAGTAGATCCAATATTTCTCAATGTTGCCATTCTTTATcgttaaattcgataaaaatgcaTCCTTCGGTAGATGATACGGATGACAAAAGACATACGAATAATACTTTCAGCCCGAATAATAGTATCTCTTCTTGTAAAAACTGCAATTCTTCGATGTGTCGTAAAGAACGATCGATATGTAAAGATACTTCgcaagaaaaattacattccTGTTGTGTACatcatattgaaattatgGATAAGGAATGCAGTTGTGGTTCGTATCATGAGAAACAAAAACATGATGTTAATCTTAAGCAttgtaaagataaatttcacaataaGGGAATTCGGagaaatttatgcaaaaatatatttacatcggATTCGAAAAATCATTCGCATGAAAATTGTACTGCGAACATCGATAAAGGGATTTGCAAATACCATACGTGTCGATGTTCGCTTCAAAATATAATGGACAACAACGGTTCACGTTCGCAATGTTGCAACGCTGTTAGAGATGTTTcttgtacatataaattttcggacaatataaataacacgGAAATCCACAGAAATTCTGATAGGTGTAATCGTAGTCCTTCGAAAGATGGTGAAGAAGATCCTTTAATTCCGCTTAAACGAACTAATGAAACGCTTGAA GCGAGACAACGAAGATTAAGCGGTGGTAAAAGGGTGCGAGGAATTCTTAtggattttttaaaaggaTGTGGAGATTGTCGTAATAATAGTagtttaagtaaaaataattgtcagCGGAAAGAAACACCTTATATGGTAAATGATCCttcacaaattaaaatttctccttcttctatACCCGAGCCTACATGTTCTAGTTCTACACAATGCAATGACAg ATGTTGCCATGCGTACGCACGCAGGATTGAATCTCAACTCGAAGAATTTCGAATAGAAATGGAAAGAATACGATCGCGCTCGGACGCGATCCTAGATATGCTCGGTATACTTCACTCTATGGATATGAACTAA